A segment of the Oncorhynchus clarkii lewisi isolate Uvic-CL-2024 chromosome 11, UVic_Ocla_1.0, whole genome shotgun sequence genome:
CAGAGATTGAGCCCTACCTGCCCACCCTGATGGAGACCATGTTGTCTGCCCTCAGCAACGCAGAGAACCTGAAGCTCAAAGAGCTGGCTGTCAGTGCTATAGGAGCTATAGGTAACACCCAGCAAAAGGCCTTTCAATAGAGCATGTTACATCTCAATAATGTAGCGCTTGTGTCTTCCTTCATCCACACTGGTCTGAAAGCTAAAAGGTAGCCCCAGTTGTTTTAAAAACTgttttcagatcagtgcagatggaGAGGACAGTAGTAGAGGAAGCCACTTGAGACTGTTGAGATGCAAGTGGTGTGTACATCTCTAACTGTGTTaactcctctcttcctttcagcCAATGCAGCCAAAGAGAAGCTAGTTCCTTACTTCCTGCCTGTCATTGAGAGTCTGAAGGGCTTCCTCACTGACACCAGGGATGAGATGAGGTCTCTGCAGACACAGGCTCTGGGTAGGTTAACTATCTCTAAGGCTTAGTCAGTTTGATGTGGTTGTTCAGCAGACACTTTTAGTCAATATGGCTGACAGCTTAGACTTGACAGTATACTATATGTGGCCCCGGTAGGTTTCTAACTTTAAACTCTTATATTTCAAAGCACTATGCTCCAACTAACTGAGCTACCGGAACCCGTCTTGTGTAAACAAGATGAATGAACTATGAGTCACCTGTGAATGGGGATTGATGGGTATACATTGTCCTTTCAGATACTCTGTCAGTGCTGGCCCGCACCATAGGTAAGGAGGTGTTCAGCCCCCTGGCTGCAGAGTGTGTTCAGCTGGGACTCAATCTCACCAACGCTATCGATGACCCAGACCTGCGCCGCTGCACGTACGTAGTTAACGGGTGTTTGTGTGCCAGATACTGCTACTCTCTAGTAGAAGTCCTGCCAACCTTTTTTGGGGTGGGCTTTCAGAGTGCATGGCTGTTTTCTGACTTGTAGATTAGTTTGTATATCGCCCaactctctgcctttctctcggTGTGTGCAGGTACAGCCTGTTTTCGGCTGTGTCCACAGTGAGTCCAGACTGTCTGAACCCACACCTCactgccatcaccaccatcatGCTTCTGTCTCTCAAGTCCACAGAGGGAGTCACGGTCAGTCAATGGTCTTTATGGCCCCAAACCCTTCCTATTCACACCACTCAGGACGTGGTGGTGTATTCCATTTTAACTCAGCCAATTCAGGACGTGACATGAAATGCATGAATGAAAAGTCCACATAGATACGTAATGACATTTTCAatggactgaattgaaatggagtTGATCCTGGTATCATGATATGCACATCCATAATGTCTGAAATAATTTATCCTCTGATGAACTCTTTCTTTTCTCCATGATCAGGCTCACCTTGAGGAGGACAAGACGTTTGTCCTGCTGGATGACGATGATGACGACGAGGCTCAGGGAGACACCATTTTGGACGAGGAGGGGACTGACAACGTGGACCCAGACATCGCCGGGTATGTCTGAGATGTTGATGATGATCTTGTGATGTTTGATGTTCACACACAATGCAAAGGCTCCCTAAAGCAGCCTTTCAAGGCAGCTCTCATAAAAGGTGTCAATGGTAACCATTGTTTTCCCCCGGCACTGAGCTTAGGCAGAGGGACCTCTCCATCCCCCATCCTAACCTCTGTGCTCTCACTTCATTCCCCAGGTTCAGTGTAGAAAACGCCTACATTGATGAGAAGGAGGACACCTGTGACGCACTGGGAGAGATTGCCTTCAACACCGGGTAAAGACTCGAGAGCATAGACATCTTTGGTGGTGGTTGTCACTGACCATTAAGGCTCTATATTCATTCAGGACTGCATGGTATCAGCAGCCAGCCACTACTCTGGTTCCACTGTTCATTAGTCAGTGCATGAGCAATTCGACATCTGGCATTGTTGGTCTCCATTCCTCTCTGTGCCGGGAAACCTGGTATACAATCGTTTCACTTCCCAGCAACTGAAATGTTCTGttgaataacattttaaaaaggttATATATTCATTCCTATGctgtatatacactatatatacaaaagtatgtggacaccccttcaacttagtggatttggctatttcagccacaaacaggtgtataaaatctagtacacagccatgaaatctccatagacaaacattggcagtagaatggccttactgaagaactcagtgactttcaacgtgacaccatcataggatgccacttttccaacaagtcagtttgtcaaatttctgccctgctagagcttccatgttaactgtaagtgctgttattgtgaagtgaaaatgtctaggagcaacaacggctcagccgtgaagtggtaggccacacaagctcagaacgggaccgccgagtgctgaagaacGCACCGTGTAAAAAATCATCTGTcagttgcaacattcactaccgagttccaaactgcctctagaagcaacatcagcacaaaaactgttcgtcgggagcttcatgaaattggttctggcagtccgacggacaaatctgggtttggcggatgccagagaatgctacctgccccaatgcatagtgccaactgtggaggaataatggtctgggactgttttcatggttcgggattctttgcttccaactttgtggcaacagtttgggaaaggcccttttttgtttcagcgtgacaatgtccccgtgcacaaagccaggtccatacagaaatgatttgtcaagattggtgtggaagaacttggctGGCCTGCACCTGACCTGTTCGATGagtgggtgtccacatacttttggtcatgtagtgtatttcccCTCATATACAATGTTAGCACTTTAAGCACTGGGACAGCGTCAAGTCCATTAGTTACTGATGTCCTTTTCTTTCCTGTTCACCCCTTCAGTGCTGCCTTCCAGCCTTTTCTGGAGTCCAGCTTTCAGCAGGTCTATGAGCTGCGTGATGTAAGCACTGTAGCACTGCTCATCCACCCCTTCCTTCTGTGTAATGAGCCATGAAGGGCAttcggtcagtgtgtgtgtgggttagcaTTTGTTTCTCTGACCATGCATTCTGTGTCCCCCTCCCCTCAGTTTCCCCACGAGGATGTGCGCAGGGCTGCCTTCGTGGCCATGGGCCAGTTCTGCCGAGCTCAGCACAAAGTGTGGCAGGAGAATCCCACTGAGGCCGACCACCAGggtatctctctcttgctcgcactctctctctcagcgcacatcacatacagtaccagtcaaacatttggacacacctactcattcagggccttttctttattttttactcttttttacattgtagaataatagtgaaaacatcaaaactatgaaataacacacatggaatcatgtagtaaccaaaaaagtgttaaacaaatcaaaatatattttagattcttctaagtagccacccttgatgacagctttgcacactcttggcattctctcaaccagcttcatgcatttcaattaacagctgcgccttgttaaaagttcatttgtggcatttctttccttctaagacacgaaggtcagtcaatctggaaaatttcaaggactttgaaagtttcttcaagcgcagtcgtaaaaaccatcaagcgttatgatgaaactggttctcatgacgaccgccacaggaaaggaagacccagagttacctctgctgcagaggatacgttcattagttaccagcctcagaaattgcagcccaaataaattcttcacagagttcaagtaacacatctcaacatcaactgttcagaggagactgtgaatcaggccttcatggtcgaattgctgcaaagaaacgacTACTAAAAGACAAcggatggaaatctgtcctttggtctgattccAAATTTGAcgttgtctttgtgagacacagcgtaggtgaacggatgatctccgcatgtgtagttcccaccgtgaagcatggaggtgtgatggtgcgggggtgctttgctggtgacagggTCAGTGATTTATTAAGAATTTCGAGGCACACTTAAGCAGCATGGTTatcacagtattctgcagcgatactccatcccatatggtttgcgcttagtgggactattatttgttttccaacaagacaatgaccaacacacctccaggctgtgtaagggctatttgaccaagaaagagagtgatggagtgctgcaccagatgacctggcctctacaatcacctgatctcaacccaattgagatggtttgggatgagttggaccgagtGAAGGGAAAGCGCtcggcatatgtgggaactccttcaagactgttggaaaagcattccaggtgaagctggttgagagaatgccaagagagtgcaaagctgtcatcaaggcaattttttttttaactacatgattccatgtgttatttcatagttttgatgtctttgttattattgtacaatgtagaaaatagtcaaattgaagaaaaacccttgaatgagtaggtgtccaaacttttgactgatactgtgtgtgtttatctatacctctcttgctctttctcttctttatatatctattcctctctctttatacctctctgctaaacacgtgtatgtgaccaataaaattcgATTTTttttatacctctctctctattcctctctctatctatacctttctttctctttatacctctctctctatacctttctttctacctctctgAAACAAAAAATGGAGTTATGCTTCTCTTCCTCCGTCCAGCCCTGCAGAAGCTGCTGGGGGTGGTGCTGCCAAGCTTCCTGGAGGCGGTCCATAGTGAGCGTGAGCGCCATGTGGTGATGAGCGTGCTGGAGGCCATGAACGCTGTGCTGAAGGCCTGCCAGGGGGAGGCACTGCAGAGCCCCGGGCGCCTGCAGGAGATCAGCCAGGCCATCCGAGACGTGCTCAAGAAGAGGGTGAGCCCAGACCAACCAAGCTGGGCCTGAGCTGGGTTTCCCAGATTAATTCATTTAGGATATCTGAAATCAGGAtatgtgtttgtatttattaatggtccccattagttcctgccaaggctttagctactcttcctggggtttattaaggatccccattagttcctgccaaggcagcagctactttctggggtttattaaggatccccattagttcctgccgaggcagcggctactcttcctggggtttattaaggatccccattagttcctgccaaggcagcagctactttctggggtttattaaggatccccattagttcctgccaaggcagcagctactttctggggtttattaaggatccccattagttcctgccaaggcagcagctactttctggggtttattaaggatccccattagttcctgccaaggcagcagctactttctggggtttattaaggatccccattagttcctgccaaggcagcagctactttctggggtttattaaggatccccattagttcctgccaaggcagcagctactttctggggtttattaaggatccccattagttcctgccaaggcagcagccactcaattaaaataacattagatttcacaacacattgtgttccctcaggccactactcacctaccacatatctacaacacagaatccatgttgtgtctatgtgtgtctcttcacagtccccactgttccataaggtgtatttttatctgtttatgTTCCAGTGGACTATAGTGCGTTAGCCTAAAATGTCTACAGTAAAATAGGAAGACATTCTGATAAGCCATTgacccccccctgtctctctacagaCTGTCTGTCAGGACGGAGGAGGAGACGACGCAGATGATGACGAGCAGCAGGTGagacttcctctctttcttttacCACTCTGTCCATCACCGGCAGGATTGGCTGTACTTTCAGGTGTATGATGTGAACGTTCTAGGCGGAGTATGATGCCATGCTGCAGGAGTTTGCCGGCGAGGGGATCCCCTTGCTAGCCTCTGCCGTCCCAGCGGAGACCTTCCAGCCCTATCTCAACGAGCTGCTGCCGCTCATCATGAACAAGGCTGTGAGTAACACAACCATCACCACACCTTTTCTCCCTTAACACAAGTCATTTACTCTAGTTGACAAGCCATCAATATAGAGATAAATAGACCTAATTCCTAGTTCATTTTTGGTTGAAATTTTACAATTTCCTCAAAGTTTTATTTTGAGTTTGCAAAAAATGTCGCCATAAGCACAGAAAGGATAAACCTTTTATTTAGAGATGTAGTTAAATGTAGTTATATGTATTGAATGAGTGGATCTATTCCTCTTCCTCTGTAGAAGTTGTCGTACACAGTGGCCGACCGTTCATTCTCCGTGGGCACGCTCGGAGAGATCCTGCAATCCCTCGTCAACGTATCTGGGGGCAGGGCCTGTGCCGGCAAACTGTCCAATCAGCTGCTGCCTGTCCTAGTGGCTGGGGTGAGAGACAGCGACAGTGAGGTTCGCAACAACAGCGTGTTCGCACTGGGAGCACTGGCCCAGGCTGCTGGACCCCTCGTCGCACAGTATCCCTCAATAATAATGaagtgtatgtgtgcgtgttcaGGATTGATCACTGATAACCGTGCTATGGTTCTGATGAGAAGCTAGACACATTGACCAGCCCTGACCATATCAGTAGATTATATTACTATGTTACTGACCTGTCCCAGAAGACCAGGGTATTTTCCTCAACTCCTGTCCCTCCCAGAGACTACCCCATGATGCTGTCCCTCTTCTCCAACCTGCTGTCTAAAGAACAGGACAGGAGGGTGATTGACAACCTGTGTGCTGCCCTCTGCAGGATGATCATGAGCAACATGGAGGGTGTCCCTCTGGAACAGGTACTGTATATGCACGTTCATTCATGGGATGTAATACCGGGCCACTGCCTACCTTGAGGTTTGTGCATGACTCAAAGATGTGTGTAGAAGTTTGAGTGGCTCTGATGTTAGGATTGGGACCCTCTTGCGAATATCTGCGACCTGTGTCTGTAGCCTTGTCTCCAGTTCTTTAATGTCCCAAATGCTGTACATTAGATTTACAATGTACTCGTTTTCCACATGCTTTTTGACAGCCAGACACATGAGTTGATGAACTGATTGTTACTCAGTGATGCTCACTTAGCTAACTCTGCCTGTCATAGGTGTTCCCTGCCCTCCTGGCTCGCCTCCCTCTGAAGGAAGACATGGAGGAGAATAAGACTGTGTACAGCTGCTTGGCCATGCTCTACTCTCAGAACCCTGCACTGGTACGCTGATCTTCAGTGGTGTTCTTCCATCATGTTGACTAATCTGATTGTGCTGTTACATACCCATCTGTTTGTATATTAATATTTATGTTGTCTCCTCAGGTTCTGAGTCAAATTAAGCCAATAGTATCTGCTTCCAGCCACGTCCTGGGAACCAAGGATCTTGACACAGGCGAGAGCTTTAAATCCTGACAGGTTTCCTCACCTTGTTGTGTAGAAATGTTGTCTTATGTGGATAACAACGTTCTAACAATGTATTAACAACGTAGGTCTTTGTCTTCCAGAAACCCAGAACACACTGGTCATGCTGCTCCGAGACGTCGCTCAGCGTCACTCCAAGGAATTCGAGGTCGCCATGAAGTCACTTCCCGCTGAGCAGAAGATGAAGCTGACAGGGGCCGTTAGCCAATCCTAGCACACCACGTCAACCAGCTATTCCATGCCAGTCAAAGCCAGCGAATTGTAGGATTTGTGTTACTACATATGACAAGTGGGACAGTAGTTGGAACACGTTCAAATTGGGTAAACCTGCAAACTCCTGCACTTGAACCATTCTACTATTAGGATTCTATCATTATTCAGAGGTTCTGTTCATAGTTCTCACTTTTTAATTTATATTGTCTGTGCTTTTTAGAAGTAATTTCATTTTTTGTGTGTTACTagtatgtttttgtttgtttatttttagtCTGATACTGGTTTAACCTTGTTGTAACTGAGAACCTCCATCTATTTTCTGCTGTCCCCCTTTTACCACACATTTGATCAACTGGCTTGACTAGTATTGAGTGTGAAGCAATGAACTGAATTCATGATAAATGCTTTTTTCTCAGACTTGTCAGTGTCACGCACTGTTCTCTGCCTTTCCCCTCACGTGTTGTCAAGCCCCTTTTCTCGGTaccattgtttctctctccactgtcccTCATTCAGAGAGCTCCCCATCATGCTTAGTAAGGTGGATTTGTGAATCGGACCAATCTGCCACAATGCACTCGTGTGGAGATTCCAGTTCTTCTTTTGTGCCCAAATGACAGGATTATAATGGAAATTTTTGTTATATTTTATTTACATCGGATACAATTGGCATCATATGCTTGCTGATAGATAAACACTCAACACACTTATCTAATAGCTTCTGCTGGGTTCAGCGATCACATCTACTAACATGTCTTCCcattttttgtatttgttttattcaTTCTCTTTTATTCTGTCAACAGCTTTCAGCCCACAATCAGTAACTACTAGTTACATCACCTACTCAAATCCATcttatatgtgtatatacagtgccttgcaaaagtattcaccccctttggcgttattcctattttgttgcattacaacctgtaatttaagtAGATTTTTATTTAGATTTTGTGTAATGGACGTACACAGAATAGTCCAAATGGGtaaagtgaaatttaaaaaaatgtaaactgaaaagtggtgcgtgcacatgtattcaccccctttgctatgaaccccctaaataagatctggtgtaaccaattaccttcagaagtcacaaaattagttagattgcacacaggtggagtttaagtgtcacatgatctcagtatatatacacctgttctgaaaggccccagagtctgcaacaccactaagcaagcagcactatgaagaccaagacctctccaaacaggtcagggacaaagttgtggagaagtacagatcagggttgggttataaaagaatatcagaaactttgaacatcctacgaagaaccattaaatccattatttaaaaattttaagaatatggcaccacaacaaacctgccaagagagggccgcccaccaaaactcacagacctgGCGAGgagagcattaatcagagaggcaacaaacaGACCAAAGATACCCCAACCTCAGCTGTGGAGATTTGCAGCTCCTTAAAGGGTTATCTTTCCATAGGACCaatttaagccgtacactccacagagctgggctttatggaagagtggccagaaaaaaataagcaaacatgtttggtgtttgccaaaaggcatgtgggagactccccaaacatatggaagaaggtactctggtcagatgagactaaaattgaactttttggccatcaaggaaaacactaagtctggtgcaaacccaacacctctcacccCGAGAACcctatccccacagtgaagcatggtggtggcagcatcatgctgtggggatgtgtttcatcggcatggactgggaaactggtcagaattgaagtaatgacggatggtgctaaatacagggacattcttgagggaaacctgtttgtcttccagagatttgagactgagacggaggttcaccttccagcaggacaatgaccctaagcatactgctaaagcaacactcgagtggtttaaggggaaacattttaaatgtcttggaatggcctagtcaaagcccagacctctatccaattgagaatctgtggtatgacttaatgCTTaaagaacccatccaacttgaaggagctggagcagttttgtcttgaagaatgggcaaaaatcccagtggcttgatgtgccaagcttatagagacataccccaagagacttgcagctgtaattgctgcaaaaggtggctctacaaagtattaacttggggggggggcaataattatgcacactcaagttctctttttttgtcttatttcttgtttgtttcacaataaaaaatgatttgcattttcaaagtggtaggcatgttttttaaatcatatacaaatccccccccccccccccgaaaaaatctattttaattccaggttgtaaggcaacaaaataggaaaaatgccaaggggatgaatacttttgcaagacactgAATAACAAGCAATAGCTAGACAAACCAAGTCTATAGAGATGCCAAATATTACATAGCAAACAAAGTTCATGAaataatattacaacaaatactCGGAAAGAAATATAATAAGGCAGGATTTAGATCAGGGATGTGCAACTGGCGGACCACATGCGGGCCCCCCTTTTGAAGGCTCTCGGCTCAATTTCCTCAGTTGGGATCTCCACTTACTTTTGTGAGTTTAAATAGTAGAATAAGccaggtgcaattttgaaatgtaGTTGTGCGTCTACAGTTTTCCCTCATATATCAGACACTAGTAGTCAGTCAATTAGCCCATATCAGCTAAATTGTTTAAGATTGGTAACTTAATCTAgccggccagctatctaaacttgtagtacaCATGGTCGAATTACTATCTGGGGGGCCCACATTTGATTTTTGttagtctcactcagatatcattaaaaactgcaaacatttctcccCACCCTATTAAAGAatctgtagaattgcagcaaacttgctttaagcAGCAACATTTTCAGGGGTTCAgattttgtggcccccaccccaaTCAAAGTTATCCATCCCTGATTTAGATATAGAACATGGTATAACAGCAAAGGCATAGATAGCTTTACAGGTCGACTTtgcttttgtctttttttttttgttgcttaaaTGTTTATACGATTCAAAGCCCTAGTGGCTGATCCATGTTTAATTGCACTGATCATTAAGTTATAGCTTTTTCTGGCGATGATCCTGAGATTTCCTTTACACCTCTCGAATCTCCTGTTTGGGCTGTGACTCGATGTCCAAGGCCACGGTCATCTCTACTGGCTGGAAGCCGTTCTCCTCTGAAAAAGGCCCAAAAGACTTCAATGCAGGGATGCCAATACATCAAAACATTTCCATGAGCAGAATGAGTGTCAGCTTGAGGAATTTGCTTTGCCATCTCGGGAATGTGGTACTAGGGTTAAGTATGTGAGGTCGTATCAAATAGGAAACCACAGTCGATGAAGTAAAGTCTATGCTAAGTGGGCCAAGTACCACACATGCCCACTGACCGAACACCATTCTGAAGTTGTATAGACCAGAGGGGCAAAGTGTGAGATATCTGGGTGGATTATTAATGATGCAATGGCATGCAGCATGATCTCATCTTGGATTCCTGTCACTGCCGCCTGGTGCATGGCTAAATCCACAGCACCTTGAGAACTCGGCAGCTGAACATTTGTCAGGTCCGTGACCAGGGCAAGGGGATGGGTGGTATTGGCATTGATAAATTGAGACATTCATATTGAGAACACAGGAGGTGCCTTCAGTTTGCCAATAAAGTCTAGGCCTAtgctagtgtaaccgatgtgaaatggctagctagttagcggtggtgcgcgctaatagcgtttcaatcagtgacatcactcactctgagaccttgaagtagttgttccccttgctctgcaaggccCTTGGCTtatgtggagtgatgggtaacgatgctttgtgggtgtcagttgtctatgtgtgcagggggtccctggttcgagtccGCGTAGGGGCGAGGAGACGGACTAAAGTTCAACTGTTACACTAGCCTGGTTGTCAGTCTGTTTATCTAACATTCCACTATGCCATGTGCTAAACACAGAGTACAAAGAGTGGAATGTAGCTAAAAAGACTGACAACCAGGCTAGGCCTATGTCTGGTCCCAAACCAAATCCTTACCTcatgccctattccctattccgtCAGTGTTTACACATCGGAAGGAACTGGATATGTCAAAAGCTCCATGAAGACTACATAGAGCTATCACAATTTTGCTCACACCCATCCAACTGTATAGCTGTTGACAAGATATAGTGTGGAGAGTGACGTGTGTGTCCCAGACCTGTCTGTGTGCGACTCTTCCAGGGCAGGATGTCCACTCCGGTCCGACA
Coding sequences within it:
- the LOC139420172 gene encoding importin-4-like is translated as MSGELEQILLQLTQPDNAIIQQATAQLKLAFKDPAIIPALCAVMTGSQNSQIRQSAAVMLRMRVKKHWKKIGPDHRESLKAVVLQAFQQETEHTVRHSLSQLSAVMVKHETPDRWPALFTLLNQSTKSNNPMDRQVGLLLLSKVVESNPEPFKPHYRQLLQLFGTVLQDLDNPTAMYYSILTLTAMTAYTGTEEMNLMRSLIPTLIIALRHLIKADQDQASEAMEVFDELMESEVSIMVPHITEIVHFCLEVSADTTLTDSLRVKALSCIAFLIRLKSKTVLKQKLLNPILQTVFPVLSAAPPPGEEDPEDEENSNEDDTDNESPKHFAAQVIDTMALHMPPEKLFHQLMPLTQACLASDNPYERKAGLMCLAVLAEGCADHIRTKMLSSMLQTVCQSLSDSNQVVRSAGLFALGQFSEHLQPEVSKYCAELMPLLLGYMSALNQAKIGHVTKAFYALENFLENLGSEIEPYLPTLMETMLSALSNAENLKLKELAVSAIGAIANAAKEKLVPYFLPVIESLKGFLTDTRDEMRSLQTQALDTLSVLARTIGKEVFSPLAAECVQLGLNLTNAIDDPDLRRCTYSLFSAVSTVSPDCLNPHLTAITTIMLLSLKSTEGVTAHLEEDKTFVLLDDDDDDEAQGDTILDEEGTDNVDPDIAGFSVENAYIDEKEDTCDALGEIAFNTGAAFQPFLESSFQQVYELRDFPHEDVRRAAFVAMGQFCRAQHKVWQENPTEADHQALQKLLGVVLPSFLEAVHSERERHVVMSVLEAMNAVLKACQGEALQSPGRLQEISQAIRDVLKKRTVCQDGGGDDADDDEQQAEYDAMLQEFAGEGIPLLASAVPAETFQPYLNELLPLIMNKAKLSYTVADRSFSVGTLGEILQSLVNVSGGRACAGKLSNQLLPVLVAGVRDSDSEVRNNSVFALGALAQAAGPLVAQDYPMMLSLFSNLLSKEQDRRVIDNLCAALCRMIMSNMEGVPLEQVFPALLARLPLKEDMEENKTVYSCLAMLYSQNPALVLSQIKPIVSASSHVLGTKDLDTETQNTLVMLLRDVAQRHSKEFEVAMKSLPAEQKMKLTGAVSQS